The Ptiloglossa arizonensis isolate GNS036 chromosome 13, iyPtiAriz1_principal, whole genome shotgun sequence genome window below encodes:
- the Daxx gene encoding daxx-like protein isoform X2 yields MEKDEIICISSDDDEEAGKNKSSGKETSVTAQLKNKCYSHVKMEILPNENQKVTSCGQKRKAYEMIDVDENDFEGIKKVISGDEENNVVSSDVKKNFDECISVRGNEKSVSILRPKLVVKERKSFSPVLQDIFPMFISLCLQKDRSEDMKTITNKLKRRYEQLDPAYANSEAFITFLNEKRNDIASSSNKLFVYISEVMNEMKNSCNGVSILLNGKNCTSNVKKPNNRNLNVPGTSSSKLASTNNSEINNRMQGTSESNEENQAKYNAAQKEINVLLKAMKKCEKYIKVLEESEINFDDENNSSYIKLEKYRYRMVELYNKLCECTGENADAGRQYLRPKHFSRTGIVAVDHAITSFINSKISKRSKLKKVGAYASALIFPDYSDILQCVKKCNDLHNLRLDNKKQQHIAKNAFTELGEHLQRSRRNDYWDTFSLFLENKEDDPALKDPQLAEKLTKNKLEGENRLTNVFQMYVKKQEEMKSHFFDTKSSSNNEEEKEDSADNDMEDSNDEDNDVNEDDTTLKANTDKSSTEEDEISLDEINEKCQTDANDRLKDINDDKLELTNTGDVVNTENDNLKSTTSGNVVNTNDDNLKSTNPDDIVNIPSYKSNSKSERTNENDATPSSNISPNLTLSAKVDTKILIDRAKENEPNIMIEESTDDKPLGEEKPLLRVRSFAKPPTTWEDVHEKIDKATVDESTLINSGIVDLTNDTLNQNSTSTKCTTIHIGSKVLPIMKGKFKTLVIPAGKSIIKVKNITNNYVRLNSQDIDSSNAAKLQKVQAVTSLHKVVGINRGSTIVRLPSNQSSNQQTNTSNQGKDLLAKQSSPIIQIPHSNQTILLTTKQKESSLQSSTTNSSISKAT; encoded by the exons AATAAAAGCAGTGGAAAAGAAACATCTGTCACCGcacaattgaaaaataaatgttattccCATGTGAAAATGGAGATCCTACCAAATGAGAATCAAAAAGTAACATCTTGTGGGCAAAAGAGAAAAGCGTACGAAATGATTGATGTCGATGAAAATGATTTCGAAGGGATTAAAAAAGTGATCTCAGGTGATGAAGAAAATAATGTTGTGTCATCTGatgtaaaaaagaattttgatGAATGTATAAGTGTGCGAGGAAATGAAAAATCGGTATCAATATTGAGACCAAAATTGGTCGTAAAAGAACGAAAATCATTTTCTCCTGTATTACAGGACATATTTCCTATGTTCATTAGTTTGTGCTTACAAAAGGATCGCTCAGAAGATATGAAAACTATCACTAATAAGTTAAAGAGACGTTACGAACAGCTGGATCCAGCATATGCAAATTCTGAAGCTTTTATTACGTTtttgaatgaaaaaagaaacgacattGCAAGTagttcgaataaattatttgtttatatCTCAGAAGTGATGAACGAAATGAAAAACAGCTGTAACGGGGTATCTATCTTATTGAACGGCAAAAACTGCACTTCTAATGTAAAGAAACCGAATAATAGAAATCTAAATGTACCTGGTACGTCGTCTTCAAAATTAGCGAGTACGAATAATAGTGAAATTAATAATCGTATGCAAGGAACTagtgaaagtaacgaagaaaatcaGGCAAAATATAATGCTGCgcaaaaagaaattaatgtaTTATTAAAAGCAATGAAAAagtgtgaaaaatatattaaagtacTGGAAGAGTCGGAAATAAATTTTGACGATGAAAATAATAGCAGTTATATAAAGTTAGAGAAATATAGGTATCGAATGGTGGAACTTTATAACAAACTTTGCGAATGTACCGGAGAGAATGCCGATGCAGGACGGCAATACTTACGGCCGAAGCACTTTAGTAGAACTGGAATTGTCGCGGTAGATCATGCTATTACAAGCTTTATTAACTCCAAAATATCGAAGAGAAGTAAACTTAAGAAAGTCGGTGCTTACGCGAGTGCACTGATATTTCCAGATTATAGTGACATTTTACAATGTGTTAAAAAATGTAACGATTTACACAATTTAAGGTTGGATAATAAAAAACAGCAACACATTG CAAAGAATGCATTTACCGAATTGGGAGAACATTTACAACGTTCCCGACGCAATGATTATTGGGACacgttttctttgtttcttgaaaataaagaaGACGATCCTGCATTAAAAGATCCACAGTTAGCtgaaaaattaacaaagaacAAGTTAGAGGGTGAGAATCGATTGACAAATGTATTTCAGATGTACGTGAAGAAACAAGAAGAAATGAAGAGCCACTTTTTTGATACTAAATCATCATCTAACaacgaggaagaaaaagaagatagTGCGGATAACGACATGGAAGACAGTAACGACGAAGACAACGATGTCAACGAAGACGATACAACTTTGAAGGCAAATACGGATAAATCTAGTACGGAGGAAGATGAAATTAGTTTAGATG AGATAAACGAAAAATGTCAAACGGATGCCAATGATAGATTAAAGGACATTAACGATGATAAGTTAGAATTAACAAACACAGGTGATGTTGTAAACACTGAAAATGATAATTTAAAATCAACAACTTCTGGCAATGTTGTAAACACTAACGATGATAATTTAAAATCGACAAACCCTGACGATATTGTAAACATTCCTAGTTATAAAAGTAATTCTAAATCAGagcgaacgaatgaaaatgatGCAACACCATCGTCCAATATTTCACCTAATTTAACATTATCTGCTAAAGTAGATACTAAAATCCTTATCGATAGAGCAAAAG AGAATGAGCCTAATATTATGATCGAAGAGTCGACGGATGATAAGCCATTAGGAGAAGAAAAGCCGTTGCTACGAGTACGTTCTTTTGCTAAACCTCCTACAACATGGGAAGACGTACATGAGAAAATAGATAAAGCAACGGTAGACGAAAGTACCTTGATTAACAGCGGTATCGTAGACCTTACAAACGATACATTAAACCAAAATTCAACTTCTACTAAATGCACGACAATTCATATCGGATCTAAAGTACTTCCTATTATGAAAGGTAAATTCAAGACGTTGGTGATACCGGCAGGTAAAAGTATAATTAAGGTAAAAAACATTACAAACAATTACGTGAGACTGAATTCTCAAGACATAGATTCAAGTAACGCAGCAAAATTACAGAAAGTTCAAGCTGTAACATCTTTGCACAAAGTAGTAGGTATAAACAGAGGTTCTACGATCGTGCGTCTACCGTCTAATCAATCTAGTAATCAGCAAACGAACACTAGTAATCAGGGAAAAGATTTATTAGCGAAACAAAGTAGCCCGATCATACAAATTCCCCACTCCAACCAAACAATATTATTAACCACAAAACAAAAGGAAAGTAGCTTGCAGTCTTCAACGACAAATTCATCTATATCTAAAGCTACATGA
- the Kfase gene encoding kynurenine formamidase, whose product MSISDHEINYTPSMWSKRFGHVELTEHYFKFATEVTRNARETLKCELDVPYGTTDRTKYDVYGTDLPKDAPILVFIHGGYWQEGSKDLATFAVPGFVAKGIKVVTVGYDLCPHVKLEDIISQIKLAIEEILKSASSYGSRNVWIVGHSAGAHLAASILHDELWQDEMTERSYFNLLKGIVLIGGIFNLKHLLDTTIIAPLKLTKDEIDAYSFSTIDTTKSKPIQGLKVIVADGECDTPEFINESRNYAQKLVTIVDNVQYILLRENVDHFDIVERLTDTNFLLTKVILDNMSSE is encoded by the exons ATGTCGATTTCG GATCACGAAATAAACTATACTCCGAGCATGTGGAGCAAAAGATTTGGGCATGTAGAATTAACTGAACACTATTTCAAATTCGCTACGGAAG TTACaagaaacgctcgtgaaacATTGAAATGCGAACTCGATGTTCCATATGGAACTACAGATCGAACTAAATACGATGTGTATGGAACCGACTTACCCAAAG ACGCTCCGATATTGGTATTCATTCACGGTGGATATTGGCAAGAAGGTAGTAAAGATCTAGCTACGTTTGCGGTACCCGGTTTTGTTGCCAAAGGAATTAAAGTTGTAACAGTTGGCTACGATTTATGTCCGCATG TTAAACTTGAAGATATAATATCACAGATAAAATTGGCGATTGAAGAGATATTGAAATCTGCTTCAAGTTATGGAAGTCG AAACGTTTGGATTGTCGGCCATAGTGCCGGTGCACATTTGGCGGCGAGTATTTTACACGATGAGTTATGGCAAGACGAAATGACGGAACGAAGTTACTTCAATCTGTTGAAAGGTATCGTCTTAATTGGCGGTAtttttaacttgaaacacctaCTCGATACTACTATTATTGCCCCTCTGAAGCTTACCAA AGATGAAATCGACGCGTACAGTTTTAGCACTATCGACACTACAAAGAGTAAACCGATTCAAGGATTGAAAGTTATTGTGGCCGACGGAGAATGCGATACTCCAGAGTTCATCAACGAATCGCGTAACTACGCCCAG AAACTTGTTACAATAGTGGATAATGTTCAATATATTTTGCTTCGAGAAAATGTCGATCACTTCGATATCGTGGAAAGGCTCACGGATACAAACTTTCTTCTGACTAAAGTGATACTGGACAATATGTCTTCCGAATAA
- the Inx7 gene encoding innexin 7: MTTLLATFSVLKDHVKLKITQDRVLIDSIVFKLHYRATFLILLICSLLVTSRQYIGEHIRCIAGKAVAENVINTFCFFTSTYTVVKHMNVTSVELGEVPHPGVGPANKNDELVHHAYYQWVPFFLFFQAIFFYIPHYLWRNAEGGRLKQLVSGLRLASLALNETSFTTNNDITVPSKSDREEKIEQIRLSFINRIHMNRPWAYYLSLCEVLNFINVLVQIYLTDLFLGGAFLGLGQLLSDANTNEKIDPLDVIFPKVTKCIFHKYGPSGTIQAHDALCIMALNVVNEKIYVFLWFWFIILAVITGLGLIWRLLTMLLHARSRVFNKIVFSLACPGKYTPWTVLTVTHNYYFGDWLFLYYIAKNVDNYVFKDLLEKLGNDMQPKNRDFKYIPTNDEKLVEPLV; this comes from the exons ATGACCACACTTCTGGCCACGTTTTCGGTCCTTAAGGACCATGTCAAGTTGAAGATCACTCAGGACAGGGTACTCATTGACAGCATCG TGTTCAAGTTACACTACCGAGCCACGTTTCTGATATTGCTAATCTGTTCGCTTCTGGTGACATCTAGACAATACATCGGAGAGCACATCAG GTGTATCGCCGGTAAAGCAGTGGCGGAAAACGTGATCAACACTTTCTGTTTCTTCACGTCTACGTATACCGTG GTGAAACATATGAACGTGACATCGGTCGAGCTTGGTGAAGTTCCGCATCCTGGCGTAGGACCGGCGAACAAGAACGACGAGCTCGTCCACCATGCCTACTACCAGTGGGTCCCCTTCTTTCTGTTTTTTCAGGCGATCTTCTTTTACATACCTCACTACCTGTGGCGGAATGCTGAAG GGGGTCGATTGAAGCAATTGGTGTCCGGACTACGCCTGGCGTCCTTGGCTCTGAACGAGACTTCTTTCACCACCAACAACGACATAACGGTCCCTTCGAAAAGTGACCGCGAAGAGAAAATCGAACAGATTCGGCTTTCTTTCATAAATCGTATTCACATGAATCGCCCGTGGGCGTACTACTTGAGCCTCTGCGAGGTTCTCAATTTCATAAACGTCTTGgtacaaatttatttaaccGATTTGTTTCTCGGTGGCGCTTTTCTCGGGCTCGGTCAATTGTTATCGGATGCCAACACCAATGAAAAAATTGACCCGCTTGACGTTATATTTCCCAAG GTAACCAAATGCATATTTCACAAATACGGTCCGTCAGGGACGATACAAGCGCACGACGCGCTGTGTATCATGGCGCTGAATGTCGTGAACGAGAAGATCTATGTATTTCTTTGGTTTTGGTTCATCATTCTCGCGGTGATAACCGGTCTAGGATTGATCTGGCGATTATTAACTATGCTGCTACATGCCAG GAGTAGAGTCTTCAACAAGATCGTGTTCAGTTTGGCCTGCCCGGGGAAATATACTCCATGGACCGTTTTGACAGTCACCCATAATTATTATTTCGGGGACTGGTTGTTTCTCTATTACATAGCAAAGAATGTGGACAACTACGTTTTTAAGGACCTTTTGGAGAAGTTGGGCAACGATATGCAACCAAAGAATCGGGATTTCAAATATATTCCGACCAACGACGAGAAATTGGTGGAGCCTTTGGTATAA
- the Daxx gene encoding daxx-like protein isoform X3, which yields MEKDEIICISSDDDEEAGKNKSSGKETSVTAQLKNKCYSHVKMEILPNENQKVTSCGQKRKAYEMIDVDENDFEGIKKVISGDEENNVVSSDVKKNFDECISVRGNEKSVSILRPKLVVKERKSFSPVLQDIFPMFISLCLQKDRSEDMKTITNKLKRRYEQLDPAYANSEAFITFLNEKRNDIASSSNKLFVYISEVMNEMKNSCNGVSILLNGKNCTSNVKKPNNRNLNVPGTSSSKLASTNNSEINNRMQGTSESNEENQAKYNAAQKEINVLLKAMKKCEKYIKVLEESEINFDDENNSSYIKLEKYRYRMVELYNKLCECTGENADAGRQYLRPKHFSRTGIVAVDHAITSFINSKISKRSKLKKVGAYASALIFPDYSDILQCVKKCNDLHNLRLDNKKQQHIAKNAFTELGEHLQRSRRNDYWDTFSLFLENKEDDPALKDPQLAEKLTKNKLEGENRLTNVFQMYVKKQEEMKSHFFDTKSSSNNEEEKEDSADNDMEDSNDEDNDVNEDDTTLKANTDKSSTEEDEISLDGTKVFKYNTDTTNKTSIDVTDFDIIEINEKCQTDANDRLKDINDDKLELTNTGDVVNTENDNLKSTTSGNVVNTNDDNLKSTNPDDIVNIPSYKSNSKSERTNENDATPSSNISPNLTLSAKVDTKILIDRAKENEPNIMIEESTDDKPLGEEKPLLRVRSFAKPPTTWEDVHEKIDKATVDESTLINSGIVDLTNDTLNQNSTSTKCTTIHIGSKVLPIMKGKFKTLVIPAGKSIIKKVQAVTSLHKVVGINRGSTIVRLPSNQSSNQQTNTSNQGKDLLAKQSSPIIQIPHSNQTILLTTKQKESSLQSSTTNSSISKAT from the exons AATAAAAGCAGTGGAAAAGAAACATCTGTCACCGcacaattgaaaaataaatgttattccCATGTGAAAATGGAGATCCTACCAAATGAGAATCAAAAAGTAACATCTTGTGGGCAAAAGAGAAAAGCGTACGAAATGATTGATGTCGATGAAAATGATTTCGAAGGGATTAAAAAAGTGATCTCAGGTGATGAAGAAAATAATGTTGTGTCATCTGatgtaaaaaagaattttgatGAATGTATAAGTGTGCGAGGAAATGAAAAATCGGTATCAATATTGAGACCAAAATTGGTCGTAAAAGAACGAAAATCATTTTCTCCTGTATTACAGGACATATTTCCTATGTTCATTAGTTTGTGCTTACAAAAGGATCGCTCAGAAGATATGAAAACTATCACTAATAAGTTAAAGAGACGTTACGAACAGCTGGATCCAGCATATGCAAATTCTGAAGCTTTTATTACGTTtttgaatgaaaaaagaaacgacattGCAAGTagttcgaataaattatttgtttatatCTCAGAAGTGATGAACGAAATGAAAAACAGCTGTAACGGGGTATCTATCTTATTGAACGGCAAAAACTGCACTTCTAATGTAAAGAAACCGAATAATAGAAATCTAAATGTACCTGGTACGTCGTCTTCAAAATTAGCGAGTACGAATAATAGTGAAATTAATAATCGTATGCAAGGAACTagtgaaagtaacgaagaaaatcaGGCAAAATATAATGCTGCgcaaaaagaaattaatgtaTTATTAAAAGCAATGAAAAagtgtgaaaaatatattaaagtacTGGAAGAGTCGGAAATAAATTTTGACGATGAAAATAATAGCAGTTATATAAAGTTAGAGAAATATAGGTATCGAATGGTGGAACTTTATAACAAACTTTGCGAATGTACCGGAGAGAATGCCGATGCAGGACGGCAATACTTACGGCCGAAGCACTTTAGTAGAACTGGAATTGTCGCGGTAGATCATGCTATTACAAGCTTTATTAACTCCAAAATATCGAAGAGAAGTAAACTTAAGAAAGTCGGTGCTTACGCGAGTGCACTGATATTTCCAGATTATAGTGACATTTTACAATGTGTTAAAAAATGTAACGATTTACACAATTTAAGGTTGGATAATAAAAAACAGCAACACATTG CAAAGAATGCATTTACCGAATTGGGAGAACATTTACAACGTTCCCGACGCAATGATTATTGGGACacgttttctttgtttcttgaaaataaagaaGACGATCCTGCATTAAAAGATCCACAGTTAGCtgaaaaattaacaaagaacAAGTTAGAGGGTGAGAATCGATTGACAAATGTATTTCAGATGTACGTGAAGAAACAAGAAGAAATGAAGAGCCACTTTTTTGATACTAAATCATCATCTAACaacgaggaagaaaaagaagatagTGCGGATAACGACATGGAAGACAGTAACGACGAAGACAACGATGTCAACGAAGACGATACAACTTTGAAGGCAAATACGGATAAATCTAGTACGGAGGAAGATGAAATTAGTTTAGATGGTacaaaagtttttaaatataacaCAGATACAACTAACAAAACTAGTATAGATGTAACTGATTTTGACATTATAGAGATAAACGAAAAATGTCAAACGGATGCCAATGATAGATTAAAGGACATTAACGATGATAAGTTAGAATTAACAAACACAGGTGATGTTGTAAACACTGAAAATGATAATTTAAAATCAACAACTTCTGGCAATGTTGTAAACACTAACGATGATAATTTAAAATCGACAAACCCTGACGATATTGTAAACATTCCTAGTTATAAAAGTAATTCTAAATCAGagcgaacgaatgaaaatgatGCAACACCATCGTCCAATATTTCACCTAATTTAACATTATCTGCTAAAGTAGATACTAAAATCCTTATCGATAGAGCAAAAG AGAATGAGCCTAATATTATGATCGAAGAGTCGACGGATGATAAGCCATTAGGAGAAGAAAAGCCGTTGCTACGAGTACGTTCTTTTGCTAAACCTCCTACAACATGGGAAGACGTACATGAGAAAATAGATAAAGCAACGGTAGACGAAAGTACCTTGATTAACAGCGGTATCGTAGACCTTACAAACGATACATTAAACCAAAATTCAACTTCTACTAAATGCACGACAATTCATATCGGATCTAAAGTACTTCCTATTATGAAAGGTAAATTCAAGACGTTGGTGATACCGGCAGGTAAAAGTATAATTAAG AAAGTTCAAGCTGTAACATCTTTGCACAAAGTAGTAGGTATAAACAGAGGTTCTACGATCGTGCGTCTACCGTCTAATCAATCTAGTAATCAGCAAACGAACACTAGTAATCAGGGAAAAGATTTATTAGCGAAACAAAGTAGCCCGATCATACAAATTCCCCACTCCAACCAAACAATATTATTAACCACAAAACAAAAGGAAAGTAGCTTGCAGTCTTCAACGACAAATTCATCTATATCTAAAGCTACATGA
- the Inx2 gene encoding innexin 2: MFDVFGSVKGLLKLDAVCIDNNVFRLHYKATVIILIAFSLLVTSRQYIGDPIDCIVDEIPLHVMDTYCWIYSTFTIPDRTGIVGKDLVQPGVASHVEGEDEIKYHKYYQWVCFTLFFQAILFYVPRYLWKTWEGGRIKMLVLDLNCPVMSEECKVERKKLLVDYFATNLHSQNFYAFRFFFCEMLNFVNVVGQIYFMDFFLDGEFTTYGSDVVKFTEMEPEERIDPMSRVFPKVTKCTFHKYGASGTVQKFDGLCVLPLNIVNEKIYVFLWFWFIILSVLSGLTLAYRAAVVAGPKLRTVLLRARSRLSPLEDIKKISEKCQIGDWFVLYQLGKNIDPVMYKQLVSDLITKLEGKESV; the protein is encoded by the coding sequence ATGTTTGACGTATTCGGATCAGTGAAGGGACTGCTGAAGCTCGATGCAGTATGCATCGACAACAACGTGTTCCGGTTACATTACAAAGCGACGGTGATCATATTAATTGCCTTTTCGTTATTGGTTACGTCAAGACAATACATCGGGGACCCAATAGACTGTATTGTGGACGAGATACCGCTTCACGTGATGGACACATATTGCTGGATTTATTCGACGTTCACGATTCCCGATCGAACCGGCATCGTCGGCAAGGACCTGGTGCAACCGGGTGTAGCGTCCCACGTCGAAGGCGAGGACGAGATCAAATACCATAAATATTACCAGTGGGTGTGTTTCACGCTCTTCTTCCAGGCGATATTATTCTATGTGCCACGGTATCTATGGAAGACCTGGGAAGGCGGTAGAATCAAGATGCTGGTTTTGGACTTGAACTGTCCGGTGATGAGCGAAGAGTGCAAAGTCGAGAGGAAGAAACTCTTGGTCGATTATTTCGCGACCAATTTGCACTCGCAAAACTTTTACGCGTTCCGATTTTTCTTCTGCGAGATGCTGAACTTTGTTAACGTGGTTGGCCAGATCTATTTCATGGACTTTTTCTTGGATGGGGAGTTTACGACTTACGGATCGGACGTGGTAAAATTCACGGAAATGGAACCGGAGGAGAGAATCGACCCAATGTCTCGAGTCTTTCCAAAGGTCACAAAATGCACCTTCCACAAATATGGTGCCTCCGGTACGGTGCAGAAATTCGACGGACTCTGCGTGTTACCGTTGAATATCGTCAACGAGAAGATTTACGTGTTCCTTTGGTTTTGGTTCATTATTTTGTCGGTGTTGAGCGGCCTAACCCTTGCCTATCGTGCCGCGGTCGTTGCGGGCCCGAAACTTCGCACGGTGCTGCTGCGTGCCCGTTCGCGTCTCTCGCCTCTCGAAGATATTAAAAAGATCTCCGAAAAGTGCCAGATCGGCGACTGGTTCGTTCTTTATCAGCTCGGGAAGAATATAGACCCGGTGATGTACAAGCAGCTCGTCTCGGATCTGATCACGAAGCTAGAGGGCAAAGAATCCGTCTAG
- the Daxx gene encoding daxx-like protein isoform X1 — MEKDEIICISSDDDEEAGKNKSSGKETSVTAQLKNKCYSHVKMEILPNENQKVTSCGQKRKAYEMIDVDENDFEGIKKVISGDEENNVVSSDVKKNFDECISVRGNEKSVSILRPKLVVKERKSFSPVLQDIFPMFISLCLQKDRSEDMKTITNKLKRRYEQLDPAYANSEAFITFLNEKRNDIASSSNKLFVYISEVMNEMKNSCNGVSILLNGKNCTSNVKKPNNRNLNVPGTSSSKLASTNNSEINNRMQGTSESNEENQAKYNAAQKEINVLLKAMKKCEKYIKVLEESEINFDDENNSSYIKLEKYRYRMVELYNKLCECTGENADAGRQYLRPKHFSRTGIVAVDHAITSFINSKISKRSKLKKVGAYASALIFPDYSDILQCVKKCNDLHNLRLDNKKQQHIAKNAFTELGEHLQRSRRNDYWDTFSLFLENKEDDPALKDPQLAEKLTKNKLEGENRLTNVFQMYVKKQEEMKSHFFDTKSSSNNEEEKEDSADNDMEDSNDEDNDVNEDDTTLKANTDKSSTEEDEISLDGTKVFKYNTDTTNKTSIDVTDFDIIEINEKCQTDANDRLKDINDDKLELTNTGDVVNTENDNLKSTTSGNVVNTNDDNLKSTNPDDIVNIPSYKSNSKSERTNENDATPSSNISPNLTLSAKVDTKILIDRAKENEPNIMIEESTDDKPLGEEKPLLRVRSFAKPPTTWEDVHEKIDKATVDESTLINSGIVDLTNDTLNQNSTSTKCTTIHIGSKVLPIMKGKFKTLVIPAGKSIIKVKNITNNYVRLNSQDIDSSNAAKLQKVQAVTSLHKVVGINRGSTIVRLPSNQSSNQQTNTSNQGKDLLAKQSSPIIQIPHSNQTILLTTKQKESSLQSSTTNSSISKAT; from the exons AATAAAAGCAGTGGAAAAGAAACATCTGTCACCGcacaattgaaaaataaatgttattccCATGTGAAAATGGAGATCCTACCAAATGAGAATCAAAAAGTAACATCTTGTGGGCAAAAGAGAAAAGCGTACGAAATGATTGATGTCGATGAAAATGATTTCGAAGGGATTAAAAAAGTGATCTCAGGTGATGAAGAAAATAATGTTGTGTCATCTGatgtaaaaaagaattttgatGAATGTATAAGTGTGCGAGGAAATGAAAAATCGGTATCAATATTGAGACCAAAATTGGTCGTAAAAGAACGAAAATCATTTTCTCCTGTATTACAGGACATATTTCCTATGTTCATTAGTTTGTGCTTACAAAAGGATCGCTCAGAAGATATGAAAACTATCACTAATAAGTTAAAGAGACGTTACGAACAGCTGGATCCAGCATATGCAAATTCTGAAGCTTTTATTACGTTtttgaatgaaaaaagaaacgacattGCAAGTagttcgaataaattatttgtttatatCTCAGAAGTGATGAACGAAATGAAAAACAGCTGTAACGGGGTATCTATCTTATTGAACGGCAAAAACTGCACTTCTAATGTAAAGAAACCGAATAATAGAAATCTAAATGTACCTGGTACGTCGTCTTCAAAATTAGCGAGTACGAATAATAGTGAAATTAATAATCGTATGCAAGGAACTagtgaaagtaacgaagaaaatcaGGCAAAATATAATGCTGCgcaaaaagaaattaatgtaTTATTAAAAGCAATGAAAAagtgtgaaaaatatattaaagtacTGGAAGAGTCGGAAATAAATTTTGACGATGAAAATAATAGCAGTTATATAAAGTTAGAGAAATATAGGTATCGAATGGTGGAACTTTATAACAAACTTTGCGAATGTACCGGAGAGAATGCCGATGCAGGACGGCAATACTTACGGCCGAAGCACTTTAGTAGAACTGGAATTGTCGCGGTAGATCATGCTATTACAAGCTTTATTAACTCCAAAATATCGAAGAGAAGTAAACTTAAGAAAGTCGGTGCTTACGCGAGTGCACTGATATTTCCAGATTATAGTGACATTTTACAATGTGTTAAAAAATGTAACGATTTACACAATTTAAGGTTGGATAATAAAAAACAGCAACACATTG CAAAGAATGCATTTACCGAATTGGGAGAACATTTACAACGTTCCCGACGCAATGATTATTGGGACacgttttctttgtttcttgaaaataaagaaGACGATCCTGCATTAAAAGATCCACAGTTAGCtgaaaaattaacaaagaacAAGTTAGAGGGTGAGAATCGATTGACAAATGTATTTCAGATGTACGTGAAGAAACAAGAAGAAATGAAGAGCCACTTTTTTGATACTAAATCATCATCTAACaacgaggaagaaaaagaagatagTGCGGATAACGACATGGAAGACAGTAACGACGAAGACAACGATGTCAACGAAGACGATACAACTTTGAAGGCAAATACGGATAAATCTAGTACGGAGGAAGATGAAATTAGTTTAGATGGTacaaaagtttttaaatataacaCAGATACAACTAACAAAACTAGTATAGATGTAACTGATTTTGACATTATAGAGATAAACGAAAAATGTCAAACGGATGCCAATGATAGATTAAAGGACATTAACGATGATAAGTTAGAATTAACAAACACAGGTGATGTTGTAAACACTGAAAATGATAATTTAAAATCAACAACTTCTGGCAATGTTGTAAACACTAACGATGATAATTTAAAATCGACAAACCCTGACGATATTGTAAACATTCCTAGTTATAAAAGTAATTCTAAATCAGagcgaacgaatgaaaatgatGCAACACCATCGTCCAATATTTCACCTAATTTAACATTATCTGCTAAAGTAGATACTAAAATCCTTATCGATAGAGCAAAAG AGAATGAGCCTAATATTATGATCGAAGAGTCGACGGATGATAAGCCATTAGGAGAAGAAAAGCCGTTGCTACGAGTACGTTCTTTTGCTAAACCTCCTACAACATGGGAAGACGTACATGAGAAAATAGATAAAGCAACGGTAGACGAAAGTACCTTGATTAACAGCGGTATCGTAGACCTTACAAACGATACATTAAACCAAAATTCAACTTCTACTAAATGCACGACAATTCATATCGGATCTAAAGTACTTCCTATTATGAAAGGTAAATTCAAGACGTTGGTGATACCGGCAGGTAAAAGTATAATTAAGGTAAAAAACATTACAAACAATTACGTGAGACTGAATTCTCAAGACATAGATTCAAGTAACGCAGCAAAATTACAGAAAGTTCAAGCTGTAACATCTTTGCACAAAGTAGTAGGTATAAACAGAGGTTCTACGATCGTGCGTCTACCGTCTAATCAATCTAGTAATCAGCAAACGAACACTAGTAATCAGGGAAAAGATTTATTAGCGAAACAAAGTAGCCCGATCATACAAATTCCCCACTCCAACCAAACAATATTATTAACCACAAAACAAAAGGAAAGTAGCTTGCAGTCTTCAACGACAAATTCATCTATATCTAAAGCTACATGA